A window from Primulina huaijiensis isolate GDHJ02 chromosome 11, ASM1229523v2, whole genome shotgun sequence encodes these proteins:
- the LOC140987316 gene encoding mitotic checkpoint protein BUB3.1-like: protein MTAAQPPSTGRELANPPTDGISNLRFSNHSDHLLVSSWDKSVRLYDASANALRGEFMHGGPVLDCCFHDDTSGFSACADFTVRRLVFNYNREDILGRHEAHVRCVEYSYATGQVITGSWDKTLKCWDPRGASGQEHTLVGTYSQPERVYSISLVGNRLVVATAGRHVNVYDLRNMSQPEQRRESSLKYQTRCVQCYPNGTGYALSSVEGRVAMEFFDLSEAGQSKKYAFKCHRKSEAGRDIVYPVNAIAFHPIYGTFATGGCDGYVNVWDGNNKKRLYQYTKYPTSIAALSFNRDGRLLAVASSYTYEEGEKLHEPDAIFVRSVNEVEVKPKPKMLPSPAA from the exons ATGACGGCGGCACAGCCACCATCGACCGGCCGCGAACTGGCAAACCCTCCGACGGACGGCATTTCCAATCTCCGTTTCTCCAACCACAGTGACCACCTCCTCGTTTCCTCATGGGACAAG AGTGTTCGATTGTACGATGCGAGCGCCAATGCTCTGAGAGGAGAGTTTATGCACGGAGGTCCGGTGCTTGATTGTTGTTTCCATGATGATACATCTGGGTTCAGTGCTTGTGCAGATTTTACTGTTAGAAG GCTTGTATTCAACTACAACAGGGAGGATATTTTAGGGAGGCACGAAGCTCATGTTCGCTGTGTTGAGTATTCTTATGCAACTG GCCAAGTTATCACTGGTAGTTGGGACAAAACCTTAAAGTGTTGGGATCCTCGAGGTGCAAGTGGTCAGGAACACACTCTTGTGGGTACATACTCTCAACCTGAGCGTGTTTATTCTATATCGCTTGTTGGCAATCGACTGGTTGTTGCAACTGCTGGAAGACATGTAAATGTATATGATCTTCgaaacatgtctcaacctgagcaGCGGAGGGAATCTTCTTTGAAATATCAAACAAGATGTGTTCAGTGCTATCCCAATGGAACAG GTTATGCTCTTAGCTCTGTTGAAGGTCGAGTTGCAATGGAGTTTTTCGATCTCTCTGAGGCTGGTCAATCCAAAAA GTATGCATTTAAATGTCATCGGAAATCAGAAGCAGGAAGGGATATCGTCTACCCTGTGAATGCCATTGCATTCCACCCTAT CTATGGCACTTTTGCAACTGGAGGTTGTGATGGTTATGTCAATGTTTGGGATGGAAACAACAAAAAGAGGTTGTATCAG TACACGAAGTACCCAACAAGCATTGCAGCTTTGTCCTTTAACAGAGATGGAAGACTTCTGGCTGTTGCATCTAGTTATACCTATGAAGAGGGAGAAAAACT CCATGAACCCGACGCTATATTTGTCCGCAGTGTGAATGAAGTAGAAGTTAAACCAAAGCCAAAAATGCTTCCCAGTCCTGCTGCGTGA